In one Pseudarthrobacter oxydans genomic region, the following are encoded:
- the pyrR gene encoding bifunctional pyr operon transcriptional regulator/uracil phosphoribosyltransferase PyrR, whose amino-acid sequence MTSVTSAPVPARVVLSQADIDRALTRIAHEILEANKGSQDLVLLGIPRRGFPLAVRLAEKIAAADPTVDAAAIVGQLDVTMFRDDLSHQGTRPPYPTKLPRTGIDNKVVVLIDDVLYSGRTIRAALDALVDLGRPRIVRLAVLIDRGHRELPIRADHVGKNLPTSSAEKVRVRLEETDTAPGGAPVNEVVIEGRS is encoded by the coding sequence TTGACTTCTGTCACCAGCGCACCGGTTCCAGCCAGGGTTGTCCTCAGCCAGGCGGACATTGACCGGGCGCTCACTCGTATCGCCCATGAGATCCTTGAGGCCAACAAGGGATCGCAGGACCTCGTCCTGCTGGGCATCCCGCGCCGCGGTTTCCCGCTGGCTGTCCGGCTCGCCGAAAAAATCGCCGCCGCGGATCCCACCGTTGACGCAGCGGCCATCGTCGGCCAGCTGGACGTCACCATGTTCCGCGACGACCTCTCCCACCAGGGCACCCGGCCGCCGTACCCCACCAAGCTGCCGCGCACGGGCATCGACAACAAGGTGGTGGTCCTGATCGACGACGTCCTCTACTCCGGCCGCACCATCCGCGCCGCCCTGGACGCCCTCGTGGACCTCGGCCGCCCCCGCATCGTCCGGCTCGCCGTCCTGATCGACCGGGGCCACCGGGAGCTTCCCATCCGGGCCGACCACGTCGGCAAGAACCTGCCGACGTCATCCGCGGAAAAGGTCAGGGTCCGGCTGGAGGAAACCGATACCGCCCCCGGCGGCGCACCCGTCAACGAAGTAGTCATCGAGGGCCGCTCATGA
- the carA gene encoding glutamine-hydrolyzing carbamoyl-phosphate synthase small subunit produces the protein MPIVESKTVTTNTAVTAPVSAPVSAPAALVLEDGRIFRGSSYGATGTALGEAVFATGMTGYQETITDPSYARQLVVQTAPHIGNTGVNNEDAESRRIWVAGYIVRDAARRPSNWRSERSLDEELVAQGIVGIQGVDTRAITRHLREHKTMRAGIFSGEAAQATDKELLDAVLASAPMEGARLAEEVSIDEAYVVEPKDHGWDGEPRFSIAAIDLGIKAMTPVRFAERGVRVHVLPATATLADVKAVNPDGFFMSNGPGDPATADAQVKLLRSVLDEKLPYFGICFGNQILGRALGFGTYKLKYGHRGINQPVMDRRTGKVEITSQNHGFAVDAPLDGATQAPEARYGRVEVSHVSLNDDVVEGLACLDIPAFSVQYHPEAAAGPHDAAYLFDRFIDLMEGARDGRTANLSKEPVDSAHPAAGAAAGTGHNNDNKTEDKK, from the coding sequence ATGCCAATAGTGGAAAGTAAGACAGTGACAACAAACACCGCAGTAACCGCCCCAGTTTCCGCTCCCGTGTCCGCTCCAGCTGCGCTGGTGCTCGAAGACGGCCGCATCTTCCGCGGAAGCAGCTACGGCGCCACTGGAACCGCGCTGGGCGAAGCAGTCTTCGCCACCGGCATGACCGGCTACCAGGAAACCATCACGGACCCCTCCTACGCCCGCCAGCTCGTAGTGCAGACCGCTCCGCACATCGGCAACACCGGCGTGAACAATGAGGACGCCGAGTCCCGCCGCATCTGGGTCGCCGGCTACATCGTCCGCGATGCCGCCCGCCGCCCGTCCAACTGGCGCTCCGAGCGTTCGCTGGACGAGGAGCTGGTGGCACAGGGCATCGTCGGCATCCAGGGCGTGGACACCCGCGCCATCACCCGCCACCTGCGCGAGCACAAGACCATGCGCGCCGGCATCTTCTCCGGCGAGGCCGCCCAGGCCACGGACAAGGAACTGCTCGACGCCGTGCTGGCCAGCGCCCCGATGGAAGGCGCCCGGCTGGCCGAGGAAGTCAGTATCGACGAAGCCTACGTGGTGGAACCCAAGGACCACGGCTGGGACGGCGAACCCCGCTTCAGCATCGCCGCCATCGACCTTGGCATCAAGGCCATGACCCCGGTCCGGTTCGCCGAGCGCGGCGTCCGCGTGCACGTGCTTCCGGCCACCGCAACCCTGGCGGACGTCAAAGCCGTCAACCCGGACGGTTTCTTTATGTCCAACGGCCCCGGGGACCCCGCCACAGCCGACGCCCAGGTCAAGCTCCTCCGCTCCGTCCTGGACGAAAAGCTGCCCTACTTCGGCATCTGCTTCGGCAACCAGATCCTGGGCCGTGCGCTCGGCTTCGGCACCTACAAGCTGAAGTACGGCCACCGCGGCATCAACCAGCCAGTCATGGACCGGCGCACCGGCAAGGTGGAGATCACCTCCCAGAACCACGGCTTTGCCGTGGATGCACCGCTCGACGGCGCCACGCAGGCACCGGAGGCACGTTACGGCCGCGTCGAAGTCAGCCACGTCAGCCTGAACGACGATGTGGTGGAAGGCCTCGCCTGCCTGGACATCCCCGCCTTCTCCGTCCAGTACCACCCGGAAGCAGCCGCGGGACCGCACGACGCTGCGTACCTCTTCGACCGCTTCATTGACCTGATGGAGGGCGCCCGGGACGGCAGGACCGCCAACCTGTCCAAGGAACCGGTGGACTCCGCCCATCCCGCTGCCGGTGCCGCCGCTGGTACCGGCCACAACAACGACAACAAGACTGAGGACAAGAAGTAA
- a CDS encoding dihydroorotase, producing MAANTGTYLIRGASILGGEPADLLIRDGLIAERGTGLSADGATVVDAAGLVALPGMVDVHTHLREPGREDAETVETGTRAAALGGYTAVHAMANSTPVADTAGVVEQVYTLGQTAGWVDVRPVGAVTVGLAGEQLAELGAMADSRARVRMFSDDGICVHDPVLMRRALEYVKAFDGVVAQHAQEPRLTAGAQMNEGEVSAVLGLAGWPAVAEESIIARDVLLARHVGSRLHVCHVSTAGSVEIIRWAKERGINVTAEVTPHHLLLTDDLVRSYDPVYKVNPPLRTDADVQALRAGLADGTIDVVGTDHAPHPSEHKECEWAQAAMGMTGLETALSVVQHTMIETGLITWADFARVTSTAAAAIGRLEDQGRPLEAGEPANITLVDPAARWTVEPAKMATMGRNSPFKGMELPGKVVATFFKGHPTVLNGELNTPYPYGSATTAGAA from the coding sequence ATGGCAGCCAACACCGGAACCTACCTGATCCGCGGCGCCTCGATCCTGGGCGGCGAACCGGCGGACCTGCTGATCCGCGACGGGCTGATCGCTGAGCGTGGGACGGGTCTTTCAGCCGACGGAGCCACAGTGGTCGACGCCGCCGGCCTGGTGGCACTGCCGGGCATGGTGGACGTCCACACCCACCTCCGCGAACCCGGCCGCGAAGACGCCGAAACCGTGGAGACCGGAACCCGGGCCGCCGCGCTGGGCGGTTACACCGCTGTCCATGCGATGGCCAACAGCACTCCCGTGGCTGACACCGCCGGCGTGGTGGAACAGGTCTACACCCTCGGCCAAACGGCCGGCTGGGTGGACGTCCGGCCCGTCGGCGCCGTCACCGTGGGCCTGGCCGGGGAACAGCTCGCCGAGTTGGGCGCCATGGCCGATTCCCGCGCCAGGGTCCGGATGTTCTCCGACGACGGCATCTGCGTCCACGATCCCGTCCTCATGCGCCGTGCGCTGGAATACGTCAAGGCGTTCGACGGCGTGGTGGCCCAGCACGCGCAGGAACCCCGACTGACAGCCGGCGCCCAGATGAACGAGGGCGAAGTGTCCGCCGTGCTGGGGCTGGCAGGGTGGCCCGCGGTGGCCGAGGAAAGCATCATTGCCCGCGACGTCCTGCTGGCCCGGCATGTCGGGTCCCGGCTCCACGTGTGCCACGTCTCCACCGCCGGTTCGGTGGAAATCATCCGCTGGGCCAAGGAGCGCGGCATCAACGTCACCGCCGAGGTCACCCCGCACCACCTGCTCCTGACCGACGACCTGGTCCGCAGCTACGACCCCGTCTACAAGGTGAACCCGCCCTTGCGGACCGACGCCGATGTCCAGGCCCTGCGCGCCGGCCTCGCGGACGGCACCATCGACGTCGTGGGCACGGACCACGCGCCGCACCCCAGTGAGCACAAGGAATGCGAGTGGGCGCAGGCGGCCATGGGAATGACCGGACTGGAAACTGCCCTGTCCGTGGTCCAGCACACCATGATCGAAACCGGCCTGATCACCTGGGCGGATTTTGCCAGGGTGACCTCCACGGCGGCTGCGGCGATCGGCCGCCTCGAGGACCAGGGCCGGCCGCTGGAAGCAGGGGAGCCCGCCAACATCACCTTGGTGGACCCGGCCGCGCGCTGGACCGTGGAGCCCGCAAAGATGGCCACGATGGGACGGAACTCCCCGTTCAAGGGCATGGAACTGCCCGGCAAGGTGGTGGCCACGTTCTTCAAGGGCCACCCCACCGTCCTCAACGGCGAGCTCAACACCCCGTACCCGTACGGGTCGGCCACAACCGCAGGCGCAGCCTGA
- a CDS encoding triose-phosphate isomerase family protein → MPDCSTSDRQGTETVYVGVSTKMYLGYADSLEWLTGIRHEVDTRPALAAGRVVPFVVPSFPVLPAAGRILEGSPVRLGAQNCGWADGPWTGEVAPSMLADLGVLLVEIGHAERRAHFGETDGIVALKVRAADDAGLTPLLCVGEDSLGEGSPRDAAVVVYRQIRAAVGGDWALAARVIVAYEPVWAIGAAEPADAGYVSDVVSHLRALLAGHGLVGLPVIYGGSAKPGVLPRLSGVSGLFLGRFAHDPANFGKVLDEALALTSRAYPAR, encoded by the coding sequence ATGCCCGACTGCAGCACATCGGACCGCCAGGGCACCGAAACGGTGTACGTCGGCGTCAGCACCAAAATGTACCTGGGGTACGCCGACTCCCTTGAGTGGCTCACCGGCATCCGGCACGAAGTGGACACCCGTCCGGCCCTTGCGGCCGGGCGGGTGGTCCCGTTCGTCGTCCCCAGTTTTCCGGTGCTGCCGGCCGCCGGCCGGATCCTCGAAGGGTCGCCGGTCCGCCTCGGCGCGCAGAACTGCGGCTGGGCGGACGGGCCCTGGACGGGGGAAGTGGCTCCGTCCATGCTGGCTGATCTGGGCGTCCTCCTGGTGGAGATCGGCCACGCCGAACGCCGCGCCCACTTCGGCGAAACTGACGGCATTGTGGCGCTCAAGGTCCGGGCAGCGGACGACGCCGGGCTGACGCCGCTGCTCTGCGTGGGAGAAGACTCTTTGGGGGAAGGCTCCCCCCGTGACGCCGCCGTCGTTGTGTACAGGCAGATCCGGGCGGCCGTTGGCGGCGACTGGGCGCTGGCCGCCCGGGTCATCGTGGCCTACGAACCTGTCTGGGCCATCGGGGCAGCAGAGCCGGCGGACGCCGGGTACGTGTCCGACGTCGTCAGCCACCTCCGCGCGCTGCTCGCCGGGCATGGGCTAGTGGGGCTCCCGGTCATCTACGGCGGGTCAGCCAAGCCCGGCGTGCTGCCCAGGCTCAGCGGCGTTTCCGGGCTGTTCCTGGGCCGCTTTGCCCACGATCCCGCCAACTTCGGGAAGGTACTGGACGAGGCGCTGGCACTGACATCGAGGGCGTACCCCGCGAGGTGA
- the carB gene encoding carbamoyl-phosphate synthase large subunit, translated as MPKRTDLKSVLVIGSGPIVIGQAAEFDYSGTQALRVLKEEGLRVILVNSNPATIMTDPEFADATYIEPITPEVVEKIIAKERPDAVLPTLGGQTALNTAIALDKNGVLEKYNVELIGANIAAIELGEDREKFKGVVERCGAESARSHIIHTMDEALKAAEDLGYPMVVRPSFTMGGLGSGLAYNEDDLRRIVGQGLQYSPTSEVLLEESILGWKEYELEMMRDKNDNVVVVCSIENFDPVGVHTGDSITVAPALTLTDREYQRLRDISIAVIREVGVDTGGCNIQFAIDPATGRVVVIEMNPRVSRSSALASKATGFAIAKIATKLSLGYTLDEIPNDITQKTPASFEPTLDYVVVKVPRFAFEKFPAADNTLTTTMKSVGEAMAMGRNFTEALQKALRSLEQKGSQLDFSSVPEWEVPDLIEKAKRPTTERLHQVQRALLGGATVEQLFEATKIDPWFLDQLQLLNEISREIRQAGALTADMLKRAKRHGFSDEQIGSLTHNSEAVVRGVRQALGIRPVYKTVDTCAAEFAAYTPYHYSAYDEEDEVALHSKPSILILGSGPNRIGQGIEFDYSCVHASMALRKAGYETVMVNCNPETVSTDYDISTRLYFEPLTLEDVLEVIAAEERTGGVMGVFVQLGGQTPLKLAQQLADAGVPILGTSPEAIDLAEHRGAFSRVLDKAGLISPKNGTAVSFEDAKKIADEIGYPVLVRPSYVLGGRGMEIVYDEPNLSRYIANATEITPDHPVLIDRFLEDAVEIDVDALFDGTDMYLGGIMEHIEEAGIHSGDSACVLPPITLGTNVLERVRTATRAIAEGVGVRGLINIQFALASDVLYVLEANPRASRTVPFVSKATGVQMAKAAALIGTGVTINQLRSAYKMLPETGDGSTLPLDAPVSVKEAVLPFSRFRTLEGKVVDSLLGPEMRSTGEVMGIDKHFDTAFAKSQAAANNALPTEGKIFVSVANRDKRSVIMGVKRLSDLGFEIVSTGGTADVLRRNGIQATPVRKVAEGSSAEGEGTIADLVIAGEIDMVFNTPSGGEARSDGYELRAAATSIGIPCITTVAEFNAAVQAIEAMRTYEWSVTSLQEHAAALAESQKAALQRA; from the coding sequence ATGCCGAAACGTACAGATCTCAAAAGCGTCCTCGTCATTGGTTCCGGCCCGATCGTCATCGGCCAGGCCGCCGAGTTCGACTACTCCGGCACGCAGGCGCTGCGCGTCCTGAAGGAGGAGGGCCTGCGGGTCATCCTGGTCAACTCCAACCCGGCCACCATCATGACGGACCCCGAGTTCGCCGATGCCACCTACATCGAGCCCATCACCCCCGAGGTGGTGGAGAAGATCATCGCCAAGGAACGCCCCGACGCCGTACTGCCCACACTGGGCGGGCAGACCGCGCTGAACACGGCCATCGCGCTGGACAAGAACGGCGTGCTGGAGAAGTACAACGTGGAGCTGATCGGCGCCAACATCGCCGCCATCGAGCTTGGCGAGGACCGCGAGAAGTTCAAGGGCGTCGTGGAGCGCTGCGGCGCCGAGTCCGCCCGCAGCCACATCATCCACACCATGGACGAGGCATTGAAAGCCGCCGAGGACCTCGGCTACCCGATGGTGGTCCGCCCGTCCTTCACCATGGGCGGCCTGGGCTCCGGCCTCGCCTACAACGAGGACGACCTCCGCCGCATCGTCGGCCAGGGCCTGCAGTACAGCCCCACCAGCGAGGTGCTGCTCGAAGAGAGCATCCTCGGCTGGAAGGAATACGAGCTCGAGATGATGCGCGACAAGAACGACAACGTCGTGGTGGTCTGCTCCATTGAAAACTTCGACCCCGTAGGCGTCCACACCGGCGACTCCATCACGGTGGCGCCGGCCCTCACCCTCACCGACCGGGAATACCAGCGGCTGCGCGACATCTCCATCGCCGTCATCCGTGAAGTTGGCGTGGACACCGGCGGCTGCAACATCCAGTTCGCCATCGACCCCGCCACCGGCCGCGTCGTGGTCATCGAGATGAACCCCCGGGTGTCCCGGTCCTCGGCGCTGGCGTCCAAGGCCACGGGGTTTGCGATCGCCAAGATCGCCACCAAGCTTTCCCTCGGCTACACGCTGGACGAGATCCCCAACGACATCACCCAGAAGACTCCGGCGTCCTTCGAGCCCACGCTCGACTACGTTGTGGTCAAGGTTCCGCGGTTCGCGTTCGAGAAGTTCCCGGCGGCGGACAACACCCTCACCACCACCATGAAGTCCGTGGGCGAGGCCATGGCCATGGGCCGCAACTTCACCGAAGCCCTGCAGAAGGCGCTGCGCTCCCTGGAGCAGAAGGGTTCGCAGCTGGACTTCAGCTCCGTCCCGGAATGGGAAGTGCCGGACCTCATCGAGAAGGCAAAGCGCCCGACGACGGAACGGCTCCACCAGGTGCAGCGCGCCCTCCTGGGCGGTGCCACCGTTGAACAGCTCTTCGAAGCCACCAAGATCGACCCCTGGTTCCTCGACCAGCTCCAGCTCCTCAACGAGATCTCCCGGGAAATCCGCCAGGCCGGCGCGCTGACGGCTGACATGCTCAAGCGGGCCAAGCGCCACGGCTTCTCCGACGAGCAGATCGGCTCCCTCACCCACAACTCCGAGGCCGTGGTCCGCGGAGTGCGCCAGGCCCTGGGCATCCGCCCCGTCTACAAGACCGTGGACACCTGCGCCGCCGAGTTCGCCGCGTACACGCCCTACCACTACTCGGCCTACGACGAGGAGGACGAGGTTGCGCTGCACTCCAAGCCGTCCATCCTGATCCTCGGCTCCGGCCCCAACCGCATCGGCCAGGGCATCGAGTTCGACTACTCCTGCGTCCATGCCTCCATGGCGCTGCGCAAGGCCGGCTACGAGACCGTCATGGTTAACTGCAACCCGGAAACCGTCTCCACCGACTACGACATCTCCACCCGCCTGTACTTCGAGCCGCTCACGCTCGAGGACGTGCTGGAGGTCATCGCCGCCGAGGAACGCACCGGCGGCGTGATGGGCGTGTTCGTCCAGCTCGGCGGCCAGACCCCCCTCAAGCTGGCCCAGCAGCTGGCCGACGCCGGCGTCCCCATCCTTGGCACCTCCCCGGAGGCGATCGACCTCGCCGAGCACCGCGGCGCCTTCTCCCGGGTGCTCGACAAGGCCGGCCTCATCTCCCCGAAGAACGGCACCGCCGTGTCCTTCGAGGACGCCAAGAAGATCGCCGACGAGATCGGCTACCCGGTCCTGGTCCGCCCGTCCTACGTGCTGGGCGGCCGCGGCATGGAGATCGTCTACGACGAGCCCAACCTGTCCCGCTACATCGCCAACGCCACGGAAATCACCCCGGACCACCCGGTGCTGATCGACCGCTTCCTGGAGGACGCCGTCGAAATCGACGTCGACGCGCTCTTCGACGGGACGGACATGTACCTGGGCGGCATCATGGAGCACATCGAGGAAGCCGGCATCCACTCCGGCGACTCGGCCTGCGTCCTGCCGCCCATCACCCTCGGCACCAATGTCCTGGAACGGGTCCGCACGGCAACCCGCGCCATCGCCGAAGGCGTGGGCGTCCGCGGCCTGATCAACATCCAGTTCGCCCTCGCCTCGGATGTGCTGTACGTCCTGGAAGCCAACCCCCGCGCATCGCGCACGGTGCCGTTCGTCTCCAAGGCCACCGGCGTGCAGATGGCCAAGGCCGCCGCGCTGATCGGCACCGGCGTGACCATCAACCAGCTCCGCAGCGCCTACAAGATGCTGCCGGAGACCGGTGACGGATCCACCCTGCCCCTGGACGCCCCTGTCTCCGTCAAGGAGGCAGTCCTGCCGTTCAGCCGCTTCCGTACGCTGGAAGGCAAGGTTGTGGATTCCCTGCTCGGCCCGGAAATGCGCTCCACCGGCGAGGTGATGGGCATCGACAAGCACTTCGACACCGCCTTCGCGAAGAGCCAGGCCGCCGCCAACAACGCACTGCCCACCGAAGGCAAGATCTTTGTCTCCGTGGCCAACCGGGACAAGCGCTCGGTGATCATGGGCGTCAAGCGGCTCTCCGACCTCGGTTTCGAGATCGTGTCCACCGGCGGCACCGCCGACGTCCTGCGCCGCAACGGCATCCAGGCAACGCCGGTCCGCAAGGTGGCAGAAGGCAGCAGCGCCGAAGGCGAAGGCACCATCGCCGACCTCGTGATCGCGGGTGAGATCGACATGGTCTTCAACACGCCTTCCGGCGGCGAGGCCCGCAGCGACGGCTACGAACTCCGGGCCGCGGCGACGTCCATCGGCATCCCCTGCATCACCACGGTGGCCGAGTTCAACGCCGCAGTGCAGGCCATCGAGGCCATGCGGACCTACGAATGGTCGGTCACCAGCCTGCAGGAGCATGCCGCTGCCCTGGCCGAGTCCCAGAAGGCGGCGCTGCAGCGTGCCTGA
- a CDS encoding PrsW family intramembrane metalloprotease has protein sequence MSMHPSNPASGRPEDPWGRGTAPLPAQANPSWMGHVQPGNYRPAPGHEGAPVGTVVPPQDQGTMVKAARSRSGLLGLTVGVSVLALLSLFLVVPFLLSSTGAAGFVVGFLASLIPLSVVLLAVHIIDKWEPEPKRLLYFAFTWGAAVSIAVTLLIQPFFVLAFQFSDEADLRTYMATVQAPVVEEFAKSLGLLMLLLLARKHFDGPVDGVVFAFTIAGGFAFTENILYFGRAIAESADPAGDFAQVFFLRGVMSPFAHAIFTGTTGLVMGFAARRWHTGASVAAFLVGLLPAMFLHNRWNSMGQGFLADYILVQVPIFLLALGGIILLRVAEKRLTRQRLLEYSAAGWFTPAEVELLATVGGRRTALNWAGSYGRKRQMREFLKAATHLANTRQRILSGRDVQLHQAEERQQLQRILALRAAVAS, from the coding sequence ATGTCGATGCATCCGAGCAACCCTGCGTCCGGCCGGCCGGAAGACCCCTGGGGGCGGGGAACGGCGCCGCTGCCCGCCCAGGCCAACCCCAGCTGGATGGGGCACGTGCAGCCCGGGAACTACCGTCCGGCGCCCGGGCATGAGGGGGCACCGGTTGGAACTGTGGTGCCGCCGCAGGACCAGGGAACCATGGTGAAGGCGGCCAGGTCCCGCAGCGGCCTGCTGGGTTTGACCGTCGGCGTCAGTGTCCTGGCCCTCCTGAGCCTTTTCCTGGTGGTGCCGTTCCTGCTGTCCAGCACGGGGGCGGCCGGGTTCGTTGTGGGGTTCCTCGCATCATTGATCCCCCTGTCCGTGGTGCTCCTGGCCGTGCACATCATCGACAAGTGGGAGCCCGAGCCAAAGCGGCTGCTGTACTTCGCCTTCACGTGGGGCGCCGCCGTATCCATTGCGGTGACCCTGCTCATCCAGCCGTTTTTCGTCCTGGCGTTCCAGTTTTCTGACGAGGCGGACCTCCGGACCTACATGGCCACGGTGCAGGCGCCCGTCGTGGAGGAGTTCGCCAAATCCCTGGGGCTGCTGATGCTGCTCCTGCTGGCGAGGAAACACTTTGACGGGCCGGTGGACGGCGTGGTCTTCGCGTTCACCATCGCCGGGGGTTTCGCTTTCACCGAGAACATCCTGTACTTCGGCAGGGCCATCGCTGAGTCGGCAGATCCCGCAGGCGACTTCGCCCAGGTCTTTTTCCTCCGCGGGGTCATGTCGCCCTTTGCGCATGCGATCTTCACGGGCACCACCGGGCTGGTCATGGGGTTCGCCGCCCGGCGCTGGCATACCGGCGCCTCGGTGGCCGCTTTCCTGGTGGGGCTGCTGCCTGCCATGTTCCTGCACAACCGCTGGAACAGCATGGGGCAGGGCTTCCTGGCGGACTACATCCTGGTCCAGGTGCCCATCTTCCTCCTCGCTCTAGGCGGCATCATCCTGCTGCGCGTCGCGGAGAAGAGGCTGACCCGGCAGCGGCTGCTCGAGTACTCGGCGGCAGGCTGGTTCACTCCCGCTGAGGTGGAGCTCCTGGCCACCGTGGGCGGACGGCGGACGGCGTTGAACTGGGCCGGCAGCTATGGCAGGAAAAGGCAGATGAGGGAGTTCCTGAAGGCCGCCACGCATCTGGCGAATACCCGGCAGCGCATCCTGAGCGGCCGCGATGTCCAGCTGCACCAGGCTGAGGAGCGCCAGCAGCTGCAGCGCATCCTGGCCCTGCGGGCCGCCGTGGCCAGCTGA
- a CDS encoding aspartate carbamoyltransferase catalytic subunit, with product MKHLLSTEDLSLASAIRILDTAEEMAAVGDREVKKLPALRGRTVVNLFFEDSTRTRISFEAAAKRLSADVINFAAKGSSVSKGESLKDTAQTLSAMGADAVVIRHWASGAPHRLAATDWIDAAVINAGDGTHEHPTQALLDAFTMRRHWARLAGTGSEGSDLKGMRVAIAGDVLHSRVARSNVWLLRTLGADVTLVAPPTLLPIGVEKWPCKVSYNLDETLEQGVDAVMMLRVQGERMNASFFPSTREYSRRWGFDDNRLRALDTLGMKDTIIMHPGPMNRGLEISAAAADSPRSTVLAQVRNGVSVRMAALYLLLSGDTRGPAATPALAYAGTHPTKESN from the coding sequence ATGAAGCACCTGCTCTCCACCGAGGACCTCAGCCTTGCCAGCGCGATCCGTATCCTCGACACCGCCGAGGAGATGGCTGCCGTGGGCGACCGCGAGGTCAAGAAGCTCCCGGCCCTTCGCGGCCGTACCGTGGTGAACCTCTTCTTCGAAGATTCCACCCGCACCCGCATCTCCTTCGAGGCCGCCGCCAAGCGGCTCTCGGCGGATGTCATCAACTTCGCCGCCAAGGGATCCTCGGTGTCCAAGGGGGAGTCCCTGAAGGACACCGCCCAGACGCTGTCCGCCATGGGCGCGGACGCCGTCGTGATCCGCCACTGGGCCTCCGGTGCGCCGCACCGCCTGGCCGCAACCGACTGGATCGACGCCGCCGTCATCAACGCCGGGGACGGCACCCACGAACACCCGACCCAGGCACTGCTCGATGCGTTCACCATGCGCCGGCACTGGGCCCGCCTGGCCGGCACCGGTTCCGAAGGCTCAGACCTCAAGGGCATGCGGGTGGCCATTGCCGGGGATGTCCTGCACTCGCGGGTGGCGCGCTCCAACGTCTGGCTCCTGCGTACGCTCGGTGCCGACGTCACCCTCGTGGCGCCGCCCACCCTGCTGCCCATCGGCGTCGAAAAGTGGCCCTGCAAGGTCAGCTACAACCTGGACGAGACCCTCGAACAGGGCGTTGATGCCGTCATGATGCTCCGCGTTCAGGGTGAACGCATGAATGCATCCTTCTTCCCCAGTACCCGTGAGTACTCCCGCCGCTGGGGCTTTGATGACAACCGTCTGCGGGCGCTGGACACCCTGGGCATGAAGGACACCATCATCATGCACCCCGGCCCGATGAACCGCGGCCTGGAAATTTCGGCGGCAGCCGCTGATTCACCGCGTTCCACCGTGCTGGCCCAGGTCCGCAACGGCGTCTCGGTGCGCATGGCCGCACTCTACCTGCTGCTCTCCGGGGACACCCGCGGACCAGCCGCCACCCCCGCCCTGGCGTACGCCGGCACCCATCCCACCAAGGAGAGCAACTGA